A region from the Pelagovum pacificum genome encodes:
- a CDS encoding HlyD family efflux transporter periplasmic adaptor subunit produces the protein MVGVALWVLVGEQMAGASANAVVNAPVVTVRAETAGRLELADRAVGASVSRGEVLGTVTDRLADNVRLNDLLMENDFAQAEIERLRAELEATETQYAALMDRTRLFREERLAELRTRLGHARDRLSLLQSGDLPEQARLFVDASDEILDWLPPAETPESMILTSAEEDVDVLEIAVRAAEQDVFLGDGYNDSPNAEQRAVELQGDIGALEARLAEMEERSDAIETRIRRERLRLNTLSGGDLYSPTKGLYWEVLQANEVIVQRGDPVLRLVNCDQAMVHVSVTEQVYQDLAIGQAASFRMTGMTEVMPATISRLAGTGAERVYENYAVAPTAKHLERFDVALVVPDLPALDIPGCGIGRTGRVFFDGRPLDGIRGLFR, from the coding sequence GTGGTCGGCGTCGCCCTGTGGGTGCTCGTCGGCGAACAGATGGCCGGCGCAAGCGCGAACGCCGTGGTCAATGCCCCTGTCGTGACGGTGCGGGCGGAGACGGCCGGACGGCTGGAGCTTGCGGACCGTGCGGTCGGCGCTTCGGTAAGCCGGGGCGAAGTGCTGGGGACGGTGACGGACCGGCTGGCCGACAACGTTCGACTGAATGATCTGCTGATGGAGAACGATTTCGCGCAGGCCGAGATCGAGCGGCTCCGCGCCGAACTGGAGGCGACGGAGACGCAGTACGCGGCACTTATGGACCGCACTCGGCTGTTCCGCGAGGAACGACTGGCCGAACTCCGCACGCGGCTCGGCCATGCCCGCGACCGGCTCAGCCTGCTGCAATCGGGCGACCTGCCGGAACAGGCGCGGCTCTTCGTCGATGCCTCGGACGAGATCCTGGACTGGCTCCCGCCGGCCGAGACGCCCGAGTCGATGATCCTCACCAGCGCAGAGGAAGATGTCGACGTGCTGGAGATCGCGGTGCGCGCTGCGGAACAGGACGTGTTCCTCGGCGACGGCTACAACGATTCGCCGAATGCCGAGCAGCGCGCGGTCGAGCTTCAGGGCGATATCGGCGCGCTCGAGGCGCGGCTGGCGGAGATGGAAGAACGCAGCGACGCGATCGAAACCCGCATCCGGCGCGAGCGGCTGCGGCTCAACACGCTCAGCGGCGGCGACCTCTATTCGCCGACGAAGGGGCTCTACTGGGAAGTGCTGCAGGCCAACGAGGTGATCGTCCAGCGCGGCGATCCGGTGCTGCGGCTGGTGAACTGCGACCAGGCGATGGTGCATGTCTCGGTGACCGAGCAGGTCTATCAGGACCTCGCCATCGGACAGGCCGCGTCCTTCCGGATGACCGGCATGACCGAGGTCATGCCCGCCACCATCAGCCGCCTTGCCGGCACCGGGGCGGAGCGGGTCTACGAGAACTACGCCGTCGCCCCGACCGCCAAACACCTCGAACGGTTCGACGTCGCGCTCGTCGTGCCCGATCTTCCGGCGCTCGACATCCCGGGCTGCGGGATCGGGCGCACGGGACGGGTGTTCTTCGACGGCCGCCCGCTCGACGGCATCCGGGGACTGTTCCGCTGA